In Tubulanus polymorphus chromosome 2, tnTubPoly1.2, whole genome shotgun sequence, a single window of DNA contains:
- the LOC141900443 gene encoding uncharacterized protein LOC141900443, whose translation MDAFDGLQFHMHKINNKTFHATVIRPGKGGHRYHHHFHDQRYDDAGALYYVVAVVLIYGISIVMLIASHIKKNKMDNHISIYLKEIAVVRKQTRRDQVLCATVKSTPPMIQKTTKESTLDTDSSTHLQGSVVSLNLYESEASLPSSPFATQLSVNTREEVNKFPEYSHVRFIDEDAENCVNNSGTSPESERNVPLLKIS comes from the coding sequence ATGGACGCATTTGATGGTCTCCAATTCCATATGCATAAGATTAATAACAAGACGTTCCATGCCACGGTAATACGACCAGGGAAAGGCGGGCATCGTTATCACCATCATTTTCATGACCAGCGCTATGATGATGCTGGAGCTCTATATTATGTTGTTGCTGTGGTGCTAATATACGGTATTTCCATTGTCATGCTGATAGCCTCGCACATTAAGAAAAACAAGATGGATAACCATATCAGTATTTACCTAAAAGAAATCGCCGTTGTCCGTAAACAAACACGCCGAGATCAGGTTTTATGTGCAACTGTTAAGTCAACACCACCAATGATTCAGAAAACAACGAAAGAAAGCACGCTTGATACCGATTCTTCAACGCATCTTCAGGGATCGGTCGTTTCGCTGAATTTGTACGAAAGTGAGGCATCATTGCCATCTTCCCCGTTCGCCACTCAACTTTCAGTGAACACCCGGGAAGAAGTAAATAAATTTCCCGAATATTCACACGTTCGCTTCATAGATGAGGATGCTGAAAATTGCGTGAACAACAGTGGAACGTCCCCTGAATCGGAACGTAATGTCCCTTTACTCAAGATAAGTTAA